The Marinobacter bohaiensis genome segment TATCCACCGCCTCCCTGGCGGACGACGTGCTGTTCTTCACCTACAACGGCCTGTCCAAGAACTACCGGGCGGCGGGTTACCGCTCCGGCTGGATGATCATCAGCGGCGCCAAGCACAAGGCCCGTGATCTGATCGAGGGCATCGAGATGCTGGCCTCCATGCGCCTGTGCTCCAATGTGCCGGCGCAACTGGCGATCCAGACGGCCCTGGGTGGCTACCAGTCGATCAACGATCTGGTGGCGCCGGGCGGGCGGCTCTACGAACAGCGCGAAACCGCCTGGTCCCTGCTCAATGACATCCCCGGTGTCAGCTGCGTGAAGCCCGCCGGCGCGCTGTACATGTTCCCCAAGCTGGATCCCAAACGCTTTCCGATCTTCGACGATGAGAAGCTGGTCCTGGATCTGCTGATGCAGGAGCGTATCCTGCTGGTGCAGGGCTCGGCCTTCAATATCGAGGACCGGCAACACCTCCGGGTGGTGTTCCTGCCGCGGGTCGACACCCTGGAAGACGCCGTCAAGCGCCTGGCGCACTTCCTGTCGACCTACCAGCAGTAAATCATCGGCAAGCGGGACGTATCAGCACCATGGCAGACATCCACATCGAGGAGTTCTTCCGGGACACCGCCATCATCCTCGTACAGCTCTACAACGCCTTTCCGCGCAAGGTAAGCCTGTACGTGGAAGACATCGCCGGCCCGGACACCCCCGACGAGTTCGGCCTGCACAGCCGCCGTCACCGCGCCTGTTTCTCCACCATGCTGTGGCTCGCCGAAGAGGGGCACATCCGCTACCAGGATACGATCCACCAGGACGCCGTCGACCAGGTGGTGCTGACGCAACCCACCTTCACCCGGCTCAACGCCGCGGTGCGCACCGATGCCCTGCCCGCTTCCCTGGCCGGTACTTACCCGGAAGACACCGAAGGCCTGCCGCCCGCGGTTCAGGCCGACCTGGCCACCAATATCCACCTGGTGCGCGTTGCCCTGAAGCACGGCAACTCATCGCTGCTGGCCGATACGGTCCATACCATCCTCTTCGTCGGCAACTGATCCGCGACCGAAAAAGCCCGCAGCCCTCCAGGTTAATTCCCTGTAATCCCATTGAACGGGAATTCTGCCGCCCCGATATTGTCTGTCGTATTCAACTGGAGGTTGGAACCTGATGAGAATTCTGCTCTTCCTCGCCACAAACCTGGCGGTGATTGTGGTAGCCAGCATCACGCTGAAACTGATTGGCGTGGACAGCTACCTGGCACAGAACGGCATTGCCTACGGCAACCTGCTGATTTTTGCCGCTGTCTTCGGCTTCGCGGGATCAATTATCTCGCTACTGATTTCCAAGAAGATGGCGCTCTGGAGCACCCGCGCCCAGATCATCGAACAACCACGCACGCCGGCCGAACGCTGGCTGGTGGAAACCGTGGCCGACCTGGCCCAGCAGGCCGGCATAAAGATGCCGGATGTGGCCATCTTCCCGGCTAGCCAGTCCAACGCGTTTGCCACGGGCTGGAACAAGAACGATGCGCTGGTGGCCGTCAGCCAGGGCTTGCTGGAACGCTTCAACAAGAACGAAATCCGTGCGGTGCTGGGTCATGAGATCGGTCACGTGGCCAACGGCGATATGGTGACGCTGGCGCTGATCCAGGGCGTGGTCAACACCTTCGTGATCTTCGCCGCCCGGGTGATCGGCTCCGTGGTGGACCGGGTCATCCTCAAGAACGAAAACGGCCACGGCATCGGCTTTTTCGTGGTCAGCATGATCGCCGAAGTGGTCCTGGGCATCCTCGCCAGCACCATCGTGTTCTGGTTCTCACGCCGGCGGGAATTCCGCGCCGACATTGCCGGCGCCCAGCTGGCCGGCACCGGCGCCATGATCAGCGCCCTGGAACGACTGCGCCAGGAAAGCGGTGTGCCCGACCAGATGCCCGACTCCATGCAGGCGTTCGGTATCAACCGTGGCGCCCGCGGTGGCCTGAGCGCCCTGTTCATGACGCACCCACCGCTGGAAGAGCGCATTGCCGCCCTGCAGGGCCGGGGCAACTGAGTTTGATGGCGGGGCCCTTCGCCCCGCCTTATCTCTGCACTTTCCCCGGCTTGGGCCCCACCTTCGTACAATAGCTTCCCTCTCCGCCGACTGACAGACTGTTGCAAAGGTCAGGCAACAGCAGGCATCGTACCGATGTCATCAATCGGAC includes the following:
- the htpX gene encoding protease HtpX, which encodes MMRILLFLATNLAVIVVASITLKLIGVDSYLAQNGIAYGNLLIFAAVFGFAGSIISLLISKKMALWSTRAQIIEQPRTPAERWLVETVADLAQQAGIKMPDVAIFPASQSNAFATGWNKNDALVAVSQGLLERFNKNEIRAVLGHEIGHVANGDMVTLALIQGVVNTFVIFAARVIGSVVDRVILKNENGHGIGFFVVSMIAEVVLGILASTIVFWFSRRREFRADIAGAQLAGTGAMISALERLRQESGVPDQMPDSMQAFGINRGARGGLSALFMTHPPLEERIAALQGRGN